The proteins below are encoded in one region of Ferruginibacter lapsinanis:
- a CDS encoding helix-turn-helix domain-containing protein, whose amino-acid sequence MVVKSVFEKLAIKTLSVRLGEVETETDLSKDQLLALNTSLKALGFEVIDNKKIRTIEKIKNAIIRLVHHSDSELKTNLSDFITAEVHQEYNYLSNLFSEAEGTTIEKYYITQRIEKAKELIVYDELSLSEIADRLGYSSVAYLSNQFKKVTGFTPSHFKALKEFKRKNIEEL is encoded by the coding sequence ATGGTTGTAAAATCGGTTTTTGAAAAACTTGCAATTAAAACCTTATCTGTGCGCCTGGGTGAAGTGGAAACCGAAACGGACCTGTCAAAAGACCAGCTTTTAGCGTTGAATACATCTTTAAAAGCATTAGGTTTTGAAGTCATCGATAACAAAAAAATACGTACCATCGAGAAGATAAAAAATGCCATTATTCGTTTGGTCCATCATTCTGATAGTGAGTTAAAAACCAATCTTTCTGATTTTATTACGGCGGAAGTTCACCAGGAGTATAATTATTTAAGCAATCTTTTCTCCGAAGCAGAAGGTACAACAATTGAGAAATATTATATCACTCAGCGCATTGAAAAAGCAAAGGAACTGATTGTGTATGATGAACTTAGCTTGTCAGAAATTGCGGATAGGTTGGGCTATAGCAGTGTTGCGTATTTATCCAATCAGTTTAAAAAAGTAACAGGGTTTACCCCCAGTCATTTTAAAGCGCTGAAGGAGTTTAAGCGAAAAAATATAGAAGAGCTGTAA
- a CDS encoding sensor histidine kinase: MYHLLLLPLQLDRFDSIIFDNNTNQIFLEFSVPRFTDQENLLIQYKLDNQPWSLIKNEELLGLNLYNLSSGWHELIIRKRTGFDTNDFAYTKVAIYIDKKYYEKWWFIPVLLLGLTGIIWMTVLLSNKNLQRKKKQLQKQVDLQTKELKKALNTKETLISVVSHDMIAPLKFVSYITDILGKGIEKDPQKINDALTDIKKTTDKVLSDSLNIISWIKYSSGKIKTERQSIDLYSLTEEIIQLFSPLANKKGINLYSTINNTVAIESDPNIIKVIISNLVSNAVKNTNEGYIEISFSHTDSEEILTIKDTGSGISKNKLKRIHEVLKGNFMQANNEAISTGLGYLIIGRLISVIKAKIVIDSTPERGTEVKIISSVK; the protein is encoded by the coding sequence ATGTACCATTTGCTGCTACTGCCGTTGCAGTTAGATCGGTTCGATTCTATAATATTTGATAACAATACCAATCAAATCTTTTTAGAATTTTCCGTACCACGCTTTACAGATCAGGAAAATTTACTGATTCAATACAAATTAGATAACCAACCATGGAGCTTGATAAAAAATGAAGAGCTACTCGGATTGAATCTTTATAATCTTTCTTCTGGCTGGCACGAGCTTATAATCAGAAAGCGAACAGGCTTTGATACAAATGATTTTGCATACACCAAAGTTGCTATCTATATTGATAAAAAGTATTATGAAAAATGGTGGTTCATACCAGTACTGTTATTAGGACTAACAGGTATAATATGGATGACGGTTTTATTATCTAATAAAAATTTACAAAGAAAAAAGAAACAATTACAAAAACAAGTAGATCTACAGACAAAAGAACTGAAAAAAGCCCTTAATACCAAAGAAACGTTGATATCTGTTGTTTCGCATGATATGATCGCTCCATTAAAATTCGTTTCCTATATAACAGATATTCTTGGAAAAGGAATTGAAAAAGATCCCCAAAAAATAAATGATGCACTCACAGATATTAAGAAAACAACCGATAAAGTTTTGTCTGACTCGCTAAATATTATTAGCTGGATAAAATATAGTAGCGGAAAAATAAAAACAGAAAGACAGTCAATCGATCTTTACTCATTGACTGAAGAAATTATTCAGTTATTTTCTCCTTTAGCAAATAAAAAGGGAATAAACCTATACTCTACTATAAATAATACAGTGGCGATCGAATCCGATCCAAACATAATCAAGGTCATAATCAGTAATCTTGTTTCTAATGCTGTAAAAAATACAAACGAGGGTTATATTGAAATTAGCTTTTCACATACAGATTCAGAAGAAATATTAACAATAAAAGATACTGGTTCGGGCATAAGTAAAAACAAACTGAAACGCATACACGAAGTATTAAAAGGGAATTTCATGCAAGCAAATAATGAAGCAATCAGCACAGGATTAGGTTACCTCATCATCGGAAGATTAATTTCTGTGATCAAAGCTAAAATAGTAATTGATAGTACTCCGGAACGAGGCACAGAAGTAAAAATAATTTCATCAGTTAAATAA
- a CDS encoding Crp/Fnr family transcriptional regulator, protein MISDSIIKSLFRTSPILKHYPYQVMLPLIKTKTLKPGEILHREGEVDSNVYIIISGILKSYIHENNEKILSLFFEAGDIITASPTNNEKNTVWETVEATTKTHLVYFEHEQFLNLYDSDAMMFSLYIESSKKTLLQHFQRHKNLLFKTAVERYREFEKIMSNQLPYLSLKDIASYLNITLETLSRLRNKKPNRRITY, encoded by the coding sequence ATGATATCAGATTCTATCATCAAATCATTATTCAGAACCTCCCCCATACTAAAACATTATCCTTATCAGGTAATGCTGCCGCTTATTAAGACAAAAACGCTTAAGCCTGGTGAGATTTTACATAGAGAAGGAGAAGTCGATTCAAATGTATATATAATTATATCGGGCATACTGAAGAGTTATATTCATGAAAACAACGAAAAAATATTATCGCTATTTTTTGAAGCTGGCGATATTATAACTGCGTCTCCAACTAATAATGAAAAAAATACTGTTTGGGAAACAGTAGAAGCTACTACAAAAACTCATTTAGTTTATTTTGAACATGAACAATTTTTAAATCTTTATGACAGTGACGCTATGATGTTTAGCCTTTATATAGAAAGCTCTAAAAAAACACTGCTCCAGCATTTTCAGCGACACAAAAATTTATTGTTTAAAACTGCAGTTGAACGATACCGGGAATTTGAAAAAATAATGAGTAATCAATTGCCTTATCTATCACTGAAAGATATTGCATCATACCTGAATATTACACTGGAAACTTTAAGCAGATTACGAAACAAAAAACCAAATCGGAGAATTACATATTAA
- a CDS encoding Crp/Fnr family transcriptional regulator, producing MIKSKLGHYISEVEIEAILPHVFIKELEPGRLLFIEESIDENNYFLIEGLMKRYFETGKKRNITNFIKPGNLISNLSSEISDGKAWETLEAVTKVKLLYITKQSLFSICKSNYKLGLLYLDFIMKIRKNQTNKLRQIINKKSNEKVENFMVAYKPFADYVPQNEIASFLNVSPETLSRTKRAMITKSS from the coding sequence TTGATCAAAAGCAAACTTGGCCATTATATTTCCGAAGTAGAAATTGAGGCGATTTTGCCACATGTATTTATAAAAGAATTAGAACCTGGCCGATTGCTATTTATCGAAGAATCCATCGATGAGAATAATTATTTTTTGATTGAAGGATTAATGAAGAGGTACTTTGAAACGGGTAAGAAAAGAAATATCACCAATTTTATTAAACCCGGTAATCTGATCAGTAATTTATCTTCAGAAATAAGTGATGGAAAAGCCTGGGAAACACTTGAGGCAGTAACAAAAGTAAAGCTACTTTATATAACGAAACAATCATTATTTAGTATTTGTAAATCAAACTACAAATTAGGCCTGCTTTACCTTGATTTTATTATGAAGATTCGGAAGAATCAAACCAACAAATTAAGACAGATCATTAATAAGAAGTCAAATGAAAAAGTCGAAAATTTTATGGTTGCATATAAACCTTTTGCTGATTATGTTCCTCAAAATGAAATTGCTTCATTTTTAAATGTAAGTCCTGAGACATTAAGCAGAACCAAGAGGGCTATGATTACCAAATCATCATAG
- a CDS encoding heavy-metal-associated domain-containing protein: protein MTHTYKVTGMTCSSCEAKVKSSLLLLPDVTAVAVSKEKQTATITMEKHIPLSVFQHSLNEKYTISAIEHNETAEQAKSWVATYKPILLIFAYITAIALIAAIKYDAIDWMHGMNVFMAGFFLAFSFFKLLDLNGFADSYAMYDIVAKKWRGWGFVYPFIELGLGISYTIGFQSLLTNIVTIVVMTVSIIGVLKSVFNKRKIQCACLGAVFNLPMSTVTIIEDALMIVMSAVMLFSMLYR, encoded by the coding sequence ATGACACACACGTATAAAGTTACCGGAATGACATGCAGCAGTTGTGAAGCGAAAGTAAAAAGTAGTTTGCTTTTATTGCCTGATGTTACAGCTGTAGCCGTTTCAAAAGAAAAACAGACTGCAACCATTACAATGGAAAAACATATACCTCTTAGTGTTTTTCAACATTCGCTTAATGAAAAATATACCATCTCAGCAATAGAACATAATGAAACCGCCGAGCAGGCAAAAAGTTGGGTAGCTACATATAAACCCATACTGTTGATCTTTGCTTATATCACTGCTATTGCTTTGATAGCCGCAATCAAATATGATGCTATTGATTGGATGCATGGAATGAATGTTTTTATGGCAGGATTTTTTCTTGCTTTTTCTTTTTTCAAATTGCTTGATCTTAATGGCTTTGCAGATAGCTATGCCATGTATGATATTGTAGCAAAAAAATGGAGAGGCTGGGGCTTTGTATATCCTTTTATAGAGTTGGGGTTAGGGATTTCATATACAATAGGTTTTCAATCTTTGCTTACTAATATAGTTACAATCGTGGTGATGACTGTTAGCATAATAGGAGTGTTGAAGAGTGTATTTAATAAACGTAAAATTCAATGCGCTTGCCTGGGAGCAGTATTCAATCTTCCTATGAGTACTGTTACAATTATTGAAGATGCCCTGATGATTGTAATGAGTGCAGTGATGTTATTCTCTATGCTGTATAGGTAA
- a CDS encoding T9SS type A sorting domain-containing protein — protein sequence MNAGTYSVLINTSSTASTATTLPTNWVNTGEFIGTGVGNDGLVNGKSVNIVLSSASVTNVNFGIEQLPTANAVTAASQVNPGGTTKVIVPTLNGSDPEQGVFPGTGNLDTVIIKTLPTNGVLYYNGIAAVAGDTIKNYNPALLTVDPNDGAVTVSFTYAEVDAALQSSAPATVTMPFTTLSISGNVYDDANGLQDATVNGLGTNAGGKLYAQLLNSSNVVVATIAVAANGTYSFAGLIAGTYSVLVNTSSTASTATTLPGNWVNTGEFIGTGIGNDGVVNGISASINLTTANVTNVNFGIEQLPTAKNVAQPFFYINPGGTNKIVVPTLNGSDPEQGSFPGTGNQDTVIIKTLPTNGVLYYNGVPVVTGDTIKNYNPSLLTVDPNDGAVIVSFTYAEVDAALQSSAPATVTMSFKTLSISGNVYEDANGLQDGAVNGLGTNAGGKLYAHLLDSINTILATKAVAADGKYNFAGLNAGKYWVLINDLMASAEASLPDGWENTGEFIGLGSGDDGGVDGKSATINLTTIIITNVNFGIKRRGSNSTLPVKFVNTVANRSGDAVQVDFSIAQVVSGSTFTVERSFDGITFSKLAAIVSTNALKYTYTDVQPAIDNYYRIKETSAEGIITFSQIMYVKGINKNEIHIYPIPATTNININFGKDGFNKPGKLVLYDNIGRVVYTRYIPSIKETEQMDISNLSSGTYQLSIYYNNKQSLSKTIIVWK from the coding sequence TTGAATGCAGGTACATATAGTGTGCTTATTAATACCTCATCCACTGCATCAACAGCAACCACTTTGCCAACTAACTGGGTAAATACCGGAGAGTTTATCGGTACAGGAGTTGGTAATGATGGATTGGTAAATGGTAAATCTGTAAATATTGTATTGTCATCTGCAAGTGTTACTAATGTAAACTTTGGTATTGAACAATTACCAACAGCCAATGCAGTAACTGCTGCTAGTCAGGTTAACCCCGGCGGTACGACTAAAGTAATAGTACCAACATTAAATGGCAGTGATCCGGAACAAGGAGTTTTCCCGGGCACAGGAAATTTAGATACAGTAATTATCAAAACCCTTCCAACAAATGGTGTATTGTATTACAATGGAATTGCGGCAGTAGCCGGCGATACCATTAAGAATTACAATCCGGCATTATTAACAGTGGATCCTAATGACGGTGCAGTAACAGTAAGCTTTACATATGCTGAAGTAGATGCGGCATTACAATCAAGTGCACCTGCAACAGTAACCATGCCGTTTACAACACTTTCTATCAGTGGTAATGTGTATGATGATGCCAACGGTTTGCAGGATGCAACGGTAAATGGCTTAGGTACAAATGCAGGAGGTAAACTTTACGCTCAATTATTAAACAGCAGCAATGTTGTAGTAGCAACAATAGCAGTAGCAGCAAATGGTACATATAGTTTTGCAGGTTTGATTGCAGGAACATATAGTGTGCTTGTTAATACCTCATCCACTGCATCAACAGCAACCACTTTACCGGGCAATTGGGTAAATACCGGAGAGTTTATCGGTACAGGAATTGGTAACGATGGTGTAGTAAATGGTATATCAGCTTCAATAAATCTAACTACAGCAAATGTTACTAATGTAAACTTTGGAATAGAACAATTGCCGACTGCAAAAAATGTGGCGCAACCATTTTTCTATATTAATCCTGGCGGTACAAATAAAATAGTAGTACCAACATTAAATGGTAGTGATCCAGAACAAGGAAGTTTCCCTGGTACAGGTAATCAGGATACGGTGATTATTAAAACCCTTCCAACAAATGGTGTATTGTATTACAATGGCGTTCCGGTAGTAACCGGCGATACTATTAAGAATTACAATCCATCATTATTAACAGTAGATCCTAATGACGGCGCAGTAATAGTAAGCTTTACTTATGCTGAAGTAGATGCGGCCTTACAATCAAGTGCACCTGCAACAGTAACCATGTCGTTTAAAACACTTTCAATCAGTGGTAATGTGTACGAAGATGCCAATGGTTTGCAGGATGGGGCAGTAAATGGCTTAGGTACAAATGCAGGAGGTAAACTGTATGCCCACTTATTAGACAGTATTAATACAATTTTAGCAACCAAAGCAGTTGCGGCAGACGGCAAATATAACTTTGCAGGTTTAAATGCTGGAAAATATTGGGTATTGATAAATGATTTGATGGCATCTGCTGAAGCCTCTTTACCAGATGGATGGGAAAATACTGGAGAATTTATTGGTCTAGGATCTGGTGACGATGGAGGAGTAGATGGTAAATCAGCTACAATAAATCTAACCACAATAATTATTACTAATGTAAACTTTGGGATAAAGCGAAGGGGCTCAAATTCAACTCTTCCTGTAAAATTTGTAAATACAGTAGCAAATAGATCAGGGGATGCAGTGCAAGTTGATTTTTCAATTGCACAGGTAGTATCTGGTAGCACTTTTACTGTTGAAAGAAGTTTTGATGGAATTACATTCAGCAAGTTAGCTGCTATTGTTTCAACTAATGCTTTAAAATACACTTATACAGATGTGCAGCCGGCTATTGATAATTATTACAGAATAAAAGAGACAAGTGCAGAGGGCATAATAACATTTAGCCAAATAATGTATGTAAAGGGTATCAATAAAAATGAGATACATATTTACCCAATCCCGGCAACAACAAATATTAATATTAATTTCGGCAAGGATGGGTTTAATAAACCTGGCAAGCTTGTGTTGTATGATAATATCGGACGGGTAGTTTATACAAGGTATATACCTTCAATTAAAGAAACGGAACAAATGGATATAAGTAACCTTAGCTCCGGAACATATCAGCTTTCCATATATTATAATAATAAGCAGTCTCTCTCTAAAACAATAATTGTATGGAAGTAA
- a CDS encoding HYC_CC_PP family protein, with product MKRLLLIAILITYSISSFGVSINYFYCCGKLKSVSLTPDIKEEKCKARSGKGCCKNETVVIKLTTDQKNTDQTSFQLAPAVLAVILHPTDNIVINFTGAGNTDLFYKCPPPDLLPSRRILYCIFRI from the coding sequence ATGAAGCGCCTGTTACTAATAGCAATTTTAATTACTTACTCTATCTCCTCTTTCGGAGTAAGTATTAATTATTTTTATTGCTGCGGTAAATTAAAAAGCGTTTCTCTTACACCGGATATAAAAGAAGAAAAATGCAAAGCCAGGTCTGGGAAAGGTTGTTGTAAAAATGAAACCGTTGTAATAAAATTAACTACAGATCAAAAAAATACTGATCAAACTTCTTTTCAATTAGCCCCTGCAGTTTTAGCGGTAATTTTACATCCAACAGATAATATTGTTATAAATTTTACCGGCGCAGGCAATACTGATTTATTTTACAAATGCCCTCCACCGGATCTTTTGCCATCCAGGCGTATTCTCTATTGCATCTTCCGAATCTGA
- a CDS encoding TonB-dependent receptor domain-containing protein, whose translation MKYILAALFTVISFAASAQNKNIKTESFKVFGTCSQCKSRIEKAMKSMNVYKANWSIETKMLTVSYDSLKLSKTQLSKKLASVGHDTEEFQADENTYKSLPECCYYERYVKPAAAAAIADTTYKVIVPAMETQTITGVILEENKKGKLSALANATVVCLNTKHTTSSDSMGVFRLECNIPIQLAISYVGFKTDTVNIISSEQVKIILKNAVTSKLTEVVVNSKRPSTYISSLSTLNTLNIGSKELVKAACCNLSESFETSPSVDVSYADAVTGIRQIQLLGLSGNYTQITTENTPEIRGLAGSYGLTFIPGPWIEGIQVTKGTGSVANGSESIAGQINVEEKKPDKMDRLFINAYANNLGRMETSIDLSQRVNDKWSTALFTHVNGVAAKTDDNKDGFLDIPLGRQFNVINRWKYADTKGIFAQFAIKVLNDHRQAGQLDFNPSTDKLTTNKYGVGINVEQYIFTGKLGYVFPQQKYKSIGFIFSANTYNNDSYYGLTKYDGKQQSVYANLIYQSIIGTTVHKFRTGLSFVNDVFNEKYNATNFKRRETVPGTFFEYTYTPGKKFTAVAGVRLDYHNEYKWIATPRLHLKYDFSPKTNLRFSVGSGFRTANVFAENAGLFASSRVYTILNPSTAYGYGLDPERSWNYGVNFVRNFILNSRSGSFSIDAYHTSFTHQVVVDIDANPQKIFFYNLKGRSFSNSVQMELNYEFFPKFDVRLAYRWLDVQTNYNGLVLDKPLIAKHRAFVNLAYETKDKWKFDFTTQWFSKKRLPYTGSNPSDKQMGDYSPDFLQMAAQVTKQLGSKWDLYVGTENLTNYMQGNPIVSAADPFSPYFDGSIIWGPVNGRVLYAGLRFKIK comes from the coding sequence ATGAAATATATCCTTGCGGCGTTATTTACTGTAATAAGTTTTGCAGCATCCGCACAAAATAAAAATATAAAGACAGAAAGTTTTAAAGTATTCGGTACCTGTTCACAATGTAAGAGCCGGATTGAAAAGGCGATGAAAAGCATGAATGTATATAAGGCAAACTGGAGTATAGAGACAAAAATGCTTACAGTTAGTTATGATAGCTTAAAATTATCTAAAACGCAACTATCAAAAAAATTGGCTTCGGTAGGGCACGATACTGAAGAATTTCAGGCTGATGAAAATACATACAAGAGTTTGCCGGAATGTTGTTATTATGAAAGATATGTAAAACCAGCAGCTGCAGCAGCGATAGCTGATACAACGTATAAAGTGATAGTGCCTGCAATGGAAACACAGACCATCACAGGGGTTATTTTGGAAGAAAATAAAAAGGGTAAATTGTCGGCACTGGCAAATGCTACTGTAGTTTGTTTAAATACAAAACATACAACTTCCTCTGATAGTATGGGAGTGTTTCGTTTGGAATGTAATATTCCTATACAACTTGCTATTAGTTATGTGGGTTTTAAAACAGATACAGTAAATATTATTTCTTCTGAACAGGTAAAAATAATACTTAAGAATGCAGTTACTTCAAAGCTCACTGAGGTGGTGGTAAATTCCAAAAGGCCATCAACATATATTTCTTCGTTGAGCACTTTAAATACGTTGAATATCGGTAGTAAAGAATTGGTCAAAGCAGCTTGTTGCAATTTGAGTGAAAGTTTTGAAACCAGCCCATCTGTTGATGTTAGTTATGCAGATGCGGTAACAGGCATCAGACAAATTCAATTATTAGGTTTGTCAGGAAATTATACACAGATAACTACAGAGAACACTCCTGAAATACGTGGACTGGCAGGGAGTTACGGACTCACCTTTATTCCCGGACCATGGATAGAAGGGATACAGGTTACCAAAGGAACCGGCTCCGTTGCTAACGGCTCCGAAAGCATTGCCGGGCAGATAAATGTGGAAGAGAAAAAACCGGATAAAATGGACAGGCTGTTCATAAATGCTTACGCCAATAATTTGGGACGCATGGAAACATCCATTGATCTTTCACAAAGAGTGAACGACAAGTGGAGCACAGCACTGTTTACACATGTAAACGGCGTTGCTGCAAAGACAGATGATAATAAAGATGGCTTTCTGGACATTCCGTTGGGTAGACAATTCAATGTGATCAACCGTTGGAAATATGCTGATACAAAAGGCATTTTTGCACAGTTTGCTATTAAAGTTTTAAATGATCATCGGCAGGCAGGGCAGTTAGATTTTAATCCTTCAACTGATAAGCTTACAACAAATAAATATGGTGTTGGCATTAATGTAGAGCAATATATTTTTACGGGAAAACTCGGCTATGTATTTCCACAACAAAAATATAAAAGCATTGGGTTTATTTTTTCAGCAAATACTTATAATAATGATTCTTATTATGGATTGACAAAATATGATGGTAAACAACAGTCTGTTTATGCCAATCTTATTTATCAATCTATTATCGGTACAACAGTTCATAAATTTCGGACGGGGTTAAGTTTTGTGAATGATGTGTTTAATGAAAAATATAATGCTACCAATTTTAAACGCCGGGAAACGGTACCAGGAACTTTTTTTGAATACACGTATACTCCGGGTAAAAAATTTACTGCTGTTGCCGGAGTACGGTTGGATTATCACAATGAATATAAATGGATCGCAACACCAAGGCTGCATTTAAAATATGACTTCAGCCCTAAAACAAATCTTCGTTTTTCTGTTGGATCTGGTTTCAGAACAGCAAATGTTTTTGCAGAAAATGCCGGGTTATTTGCCAGTTCAAGAGTGTATACTATATTAAATCCGTCTACTGCTTATGGCTACGGACTTGATCCTGAAAGATCATGGAATTATGGAGTTAATTTTGTTCGAAACTTTATACTGAATAGCCGTTCCGGATCATTTAGTATAGATGCTTATCATACCTCTTTTACTCATCAGGTGGTAGTGGATATAGATGCAAACCCACAAAAAATATTTTTCTATAATCTGAAAGGAAGATCGTTTAGCAATAGTGTGCAAATGGAGCTGAATTATGAATTCTTTCCAAAATTTGATGTTCGGTTAGCATATCGTTGGCTTGATGTGCAGACAAATTATAATGGTCTTGTGCTTGATAAGCCATTAATAGCGAAGCATAGAGCTTTTGTGAATCTGGCTTACGAAACCAAGGATAAATGGAAATTTGATTTTACTACACAATGGTTTAGTAAAAAAAGATTACCCTACACCGGTAGTAACCCTTCCGATAAACAAATGGGAGATTACTCTCCTGATTTTTTACAAATGGCAGCACAGGTTACTAAGCAATTAGGTAGTAAGTGGGATCTGTATGTCGGCACAGAAAATCTGACTAACTACATGCAGGGGAATCCGATCGTATCTGCCGCTGATCCGTTCAGTCCATACTTTGATGGTTCAATCATTTGGGGACCTGTAAATGGGAGAGTATTGTATGCAGGATTGCGGTTTAAAATAAAATAA